A single Phoenix dactylifera cultivar Barhee BC4 chromosome 1, palm_55x_up_171113_PBpolish2nd_filt_p, whole genome shotgun sequence DNA region contains:
- the LOC113463162 gene encoding leucine-rich repeat extensin-like protein 3, translating into MSNIPSPQQGFGFPPFFFQPPLPPSRAPPAPKLPPPTPSPPPRRAPPPPRPLPPPVQPPPRPLPPPVQPPPVQPPPRPQPPPIAPPPVQPPPRPQPPPIAPPPVKPPPRPQPPPIAPPPVQPPPRPQPPPIAPPPVKPPPRPQPPPIAPPPVNPPPRPLPPPLAPPPHVTPPSPPSPTPHPTVIIIVFASLGGLFFLAFIAAALCCFLKKKKKKKMVQESDVVNVEDRVRVHETIIPGAHGQQVVAMAVDEDIRVQEVMKKNEFACEASGTKLGVEAAETNTGGAAVRPGSKNHHLLEHKG; encoded by the coding sequence ATGTCTAATATCCCCTCCCCCCAGCAGGGCTTTGGCTTTCCACCATTCTTCTTCCAACCACCACTCCCTCCAAGCCGCGCCCCGCCTGCACCCAAATTGCCTCCACCCACACCATCACCACCACCTCGCCGCGCCCCGCCACCGCCCCGCCCGCTGCCACCACCTGTCCAGCCGCCACCCCGCCCGCTGCCACCACCTGTCCAGCCGCCACCTGTGCAGCCACCACCCCGCCCGCAGCCGCCCCCTATTGCACCACCACCTGTGCAGCCACCACCCCGCCCGCAGCCGCCCCCTATTGCACCACCACCTGTGAAGCCACCACCCCGCCCGCAGCCGCCCCCTATTGCACCACCACCTGTGCAGCCACCACCCCGCCCGCAGCCGCCTCCGATTGCACCACCACCGGTGAAGCCACCACCCCGCCCGCAGCCACCTCCTATTGCACCACCACCGGTGAATCCACCACCCCGCCCGCTGCCACCGCCTCTTGCACCACCGCCCCACGTCACTCCCCCATCGCCTCCCTCGCCGACCCCCCACCCCACTGTCATCATTATCGTGTTCGCCTCGCTCGGCGGCCTTTTCTTCCTCGCATTCATCGCTGCGGCTCTCTGCTGTTtccttaagaagaagaagaagaagaagatggtccAAGAGAGTGATGTTGTGAACGTCGAGGACCGCGTACGCGTCCACGAAACCATAATTCCAGGGGCCCATGGCCAACAAGTAGTGGCCATGGCGGTCGACGAAGATATCAGAGTTCAGGAAGTGATGAAGAAGAACGAATTCGCCTGCGAAGCCTCGGGCACCAAGCTAGGTGTGGAGGCAGCTGAGACAAACACGGGGGGAGCTGCAGTTCGTCCTGGCTCTAAGAACCACCACCTTCTTGAGCACAAGGGATAG
- the LOC103713749 gene encoding stearoyl-[acyl-carrier-protein] 9-desaturase 1, chloroplastic, with the protein MQARSLSLHPHLPSPAFSRNPASRVAPRRCRPVSAIAAAPLRRSGTHSMPPEKVEVFKSLEEWASDALLPLLKPVEQSWQPTDFLPDSSKPSDEFVEEVRALRARTAQLPDDYFVVLVGDMITEEALPTYQTMINTLDGVRDETGASSSPWAVWTRSWTAEEHRHGDLLGKYLYLSGRVDMKMIEKTVQYLIGSGMDPGTENNPYLGYVYTSFQERATFISHGNTARQAKEQGDPVLARICGTIAADEKRHETAYARVVEQLLRLDPDGAVLGIADMMRKKITMPAHLMQDGRDPRLFDHFSAVAQRLGVYTVSDYAGIVEFLVERWGLERLEQGLSGEGRRARDFVCGLGQRMRRLQERAEERAAKVEPRKVRFSWVFDREVSV; encoded by the exons ATGCAGGCTCGATCACTCTCCCTTCACCCACACCTTCCCTCGCCGGCGTTCAGCCGGAATCCGGCCAGTCGTGTCGCACCCCGGCGATGCCGCCCGGTATCCGCTATCGCCGCGGCGCCGCTGCGGCGCAGCGGGACGCATTCGATGCCGCCGGAGAAGGTGGAGGTGTTCAAGTCCCTGGAGGAATGGGCCTCCGACGCCTTGCTGCCGCTCCTGAAGCCGGTGGAGCAAAGCTGGCAGCCCACGGACTTCCTGCCGGATTCGTCGAAGCCCAGCGACGAATTCGTGGAGGAGGTTCGGGCCTTGCGGGCCCGGACGGCCCAACTCCCCGACGACTACTTCGTCGTGCTTGTCGGCGACATGATTACCGAGGAGGCGCTGCCGACGTACCAGACGATGATCAACACCCTCGACGGCGTCCGCGACGAGACCGGCGCGAGCTCGAGCCCGTGGGCCGTGTGGACTCGGTCGTGGACCGCCGAGGAGCATCGGCACGGCGATCTCCTGGGGAAGTATCTCTACTTGTCAGGGCGGGTGGACATGAAGATGATCGAGAAGACCGTGCAGTACCTCATCGGCTCCGGAAtg GACCCGGGAACGGAGAACAACCCGTACCTCGGGTACGTGTACACATCCTTCCAGGAGCGCGCCACCTTCATCTCCCACGGCAACACCGCCCGGCAGGCCAAGGAGCAAGGAGACCCGGTCCTGGCCCGCATCTGCGGCACCATAGCCGCCGATGAGAAGCGGCACGAGACCGCCTACGCTCGCGTGGTCGAGCAGCTCCTGCGGCTGGACCCGGACGGCGCCGTGCTCGGCATCGCCGACAtgatgaggaagaagatcacgatGCCGGCCCACCTCATGCAGGACGGCCGGGACCCCCGGCTCTTCGACCACTTCTCCGCCGTCGCCCAGCGCCTCGGCGTCTACACCGTCAGTGACTACGCCGGCATCGTGGAGTTCTTGGTGGAGCGGTGGGGGCTGGAGAGGTTGGAGCAGGGGCTCAGTGGGGAGGGGAGAAGGGCGAGGGACTTCGTGTGTGGATTGGGGCAGAGGATGAGGAGGCTCCAGGAgcgggcggaggagcgggcggCGAAGGTGGAGCCGAGGAAGGTCCGGTTCAGCTGGGTGTTCGACCGGGAGGTCTCGGTGTAA
- the LOC103713747 gene encoding protein trichome berefringence-like 7: MVLWTGRFFDFLEMATHSLTRSASARITPRSLSSPRVSFHRKWWAPGLSLNALAVTFLLASLVLVLGCVIYLYVFRFLGRGFLVSGFVGPTEGCDVFDGSWVQDDTYPLYNSSECPFAERGFNCLANGRKDTDYLKWRWKPRHCEMPKINVREVLESLRGKRVVFVGDSMSRTQWESLICMLMTGVEDPKTVYEVNGNQISKTIRFLGVRFETFNLSVEFFRSVFLVQQGSPPKHGPKRVRMTLKLDKMDDVNWKWVDSDVLIFNSGHWWTPSKLFDMGCYFQAGGLLKLGMSINSAFKMALETWALWVETMVNTNRTHVFFRTYEPSHWSGSNQKACEVTQQPLTEAKGNDRSEFAEIIAEVVTKMRVPVTVLNVTSMGAFRSDAHIGTWSHPSTILDCSHWCLPGVPDAWNELVFSYLLTNGWRKLGR, from the exons ATGGTTCTTTGGACGGGGAGGTTCTTTGATTTCTTGGAGATGGCGACTCATAGTCTTACTCGGAGCGCGTCGGCTCGTATCACGCCTAGGAGTCTGAGCAGCCCTAGGGTTTCATTTCATCGGAAATGGTGGGCTCCCGGCCTGTCCTTGAATGCCCTTGCTGTGACCTTCCTTCTGGCGTCCCTTGTGCTAGTTCTGGGATGTGTTATTTATCTTTATGTCTTTCGGTTCTTAGGCCGTGGATTTTTAGTCTCAGGATTTGTTGGCCCGACAGAAGGCTGCGATGTCTTCGATGGTAGCTGGGTCCAGGATGATACATACCCACTCTACAATAGCTCGGAGTGTCCATTTGCTGAGAGGGGGTTCAATTGCTTGGCAAATGGGAGAAAAGATACGGATTATCTGAAGTGGAGGTGGAAGCCTAGGCATTGTGAGATGCCTAAGATTAATGTGCGCGAGGTTTTGGAAAGTCTAAGAGGGAAACGGGTTGTCTTTGTGGGTGACTCAATGAGTCGCACGCAGTGGGAGTCTCTCATATGTATGCTCATGACCGGGGTGGAGGATCCCAAGACTGTTTATGAAGTCAATGGAAACCAGATCTCGAAGACGATTCGTTTCTTGGGTGTTCGGTTCGAAACTTTCAATCTAAGTGTGGAGTTCTTCCGATCGGTGTTCCTCGTGCAGCAGGGATCACCACCTAAGCATGGGCCGAAAAGGGTTCGTATGACACTGAAGCTTGACAAGATGGATGACGTAAATTGGAAATGGGTTGATTCAGATGTTCTGATTTTCAATTCTGGTCATTGGTGGACGCCAAGTAAACTCTTTGACAT GGGTTGTTATTTCCAAGCTGGAGGACTACTGAAGCTTGGAATGTCCATAAATTCTGCTTTTAAAATGGCCTTGGAGACCTGGGCattatgggttgaaacaatggTCAACACAAACAGAACTCATGTATTCTTCCGTACTTATGAGCCTTCTCATTGGAG TGGATCAAACCAAAAGGCCTGTGAAGTAACCCAACAACCTCTGACTGAGGCCAAAGGAAATGACAGGAGTGAGTTTGCCGAGATAATTGCTGAGGTGGTCACGAAGATGAGGGTTCCTGTAACCGTCCTTAATGTGACTTCGATGGGGGCATTTCGGAGTGATGCCCATATTGGCACTTGGAGCCACCCTTCCACCATTCTCGATTGCAGCCATTGGTGTCTTCCTGGGGTCCCTGATGCTTGGAATGAACTTGTGTTCTCTTATCTTCTGACAAATG